In Aerococcus loyolae, a genomic segment contains:
- a CDS encoding flavodoxin domain-containing protein, whose product MKIYIVYSSLRGNTEAAAFILASFLEDLGLSAQLVGADAYDYEALLDADGLAIGSYTYGNHAEIPEELLDLYEDLPDLIQANPKLKQALAVFGSGDRDYPIYAKAVDDFVEIIEKSGGHLLAPGVKIDGYPDYDEEIAGLAAIAQAFLQLAKENN is encoded by the coding sequence ATGAAGATATATATTGTTTATAGTAGCCTGCGAGGCAATACCGAAGCCGCTGCCTTTATCCTGGCCTCCTTCTTGGAAGACCTGGGCTTAAGTGCCCAATTAGTGGGGGCTGATGCCTATGACTATGAAGCGCTCTTAGACGCTGACGGTTTAGCCATTGGGTCCTATACCTATGGCAACCATGCTGAAATTCCCGAAGAGTTATTAGATCTCTACGAAGACCTGCCCGATTTGATCCAAGCCAACCCCAAATTAAAGCAGGCCCTGGCAGTATTTGGTTCTGGGGACCGTGACTATCCCATCTATGCCAAGGCCGTGGATGATTTTGTGGAAATCATTGAAAAAAGTGGCGGGCACTTACTAGCGCCTGGGGTAAAAATTGATGGTTATCCTGACTATGATGAAGAAATTGCCGGCCTAGCCGCTATTGCCCAGGCCTTTTTACAATTAGCAAAGGAGAATAACTGA
- a CDS encoding cobyrinate a,c-diamide synthase: protein MRALMIAGATSNVGKTTLTLGLIQALIKRGLKVQPYKVGPDYIDTRFHQEISQRPSINLDQFLVPDDQVLKALYTRHLAGSDIAVVEGVMGLFDGFGSDALKASSAGIAKALAIPILLVIDGRAMSTSAAAMVKGYLSLIPDLNIIGVLVNRVASESHYQLIKNAIERYNQVPVLGYLARNEAFSLPSRHLGLALEEANNHLVDQVSQVAESMEESIAIDELLSLCQLDPDRLKADQAAIEPSLAPYEKADQESPFKVAYAYDEAFSFYYPDNLSLLEKRGGQVQAFSPLHDQDLPEADLYYIGGGFPELYAESLSKNQAMRTALREAHKAGKAILAECGGLMYLGSRFIKDDEDYPMVGIFEGQSQMTDRLRRFGYCTMTLTSDSFYGQAGDEVRGHEFHYSTFTSPERTIGNLYKDRDGKRVKEWQGGFQKDKTYAAYQHVHFYQDPKVVDQMISWIKED from the coding sequence ATGAGAGCCTTAATGATTGCCGGAGCGACCAGTAATGTGGGCAAGACGACCTTGACTTTAGGTCTGATCCAAGCCCTGATCAAGCGCGGATTGAAAGTCCAACCCTATAAGGTAGGGCCTGACTATATTGACACCCGTTTCCACCAAGAGATTAGCCAGCGTCCTTCGATCAATTTGGACCAATTCTTAGTTCCAGATGACCAGGTCTTAAAAGCCCTCTATACCCGTCACCTAGCGGGCAGTGATATTGCCGTGGTTGAAGGGGTTATGGGACTCTTTGATGGCTTTGGCTCTGACGCTCTCAAGGCCTCCAGCGCTGGAATTGCTAAGGCTCTGGCTATTCCCATCCTCTTAGTGATCGATGGGCGGGCCATGTCGACTTCAGCAGCTGCCATGGTTAAGGGCTATCTCAGCCTGATTCCTGACCTCAATATTATCGGTGTTTTAGTCAATCGGGTGGCCTCAGAAAGCCATTATCAATTAATCAAGAATGCTATAGAACGTTATAACCAGGTGCCGGTTCTAGGCTATCTGGCTCGTAATGAAGCTTTCTCCCTGCCCTCCCGCCACCTAGGCCTGGCCCTGGAAGAGGCTAATAACCATTTAGTTGACCAAGTCAGTCAAGTGGCCGAGTCCATGGAAGAAAGTATTGCTATTGATGAACTCTTAAGCTTGTGTCAATTAGATCCAGATCGACTCAAAGCCGACCAAGCAGCTATTGAACCTAGTTTGGCCCCCTATGAAAAGGCTGACCAGGAGTCTCCTTTTAAGGTGGCCTATGCCTATGATGAGGCCTTTTCCTTTTACTATCCTGACAACTTATCCTTATTAGAAAAACGTGGTGGCCAGGTCCAAGCCTTTAGTCCCCTCCATGACCAAGACTTACCCGAAGCTGACCTCTACTATATTGGCGGGGGCTTTCCCGAACTCTATGCCGAAAGCTTATCTAAAAACCAAGCCATGCGTACTGCTCTCCGCGAGGCTCACAAAGCTGGTAAGGCCATTTTAGCCGAATGTGGTGGCCTTATGTACTTAGGAAGTCGCTTTATTAAGGATGATGAAGACTACCCCATGGTGGGGATCTTTGAGGGACAGAGTCAAATGACGGACCGCCTACGCCGCTTCGGCTACTGTACTATGACCCTTACTAGCGATTCCTTTTACGGCCAAGCTGGTGATGAGGTGAGGGGGCATGAATTTCATTATTCAACCTTTACCAGTCCAGAAAGGACGATTGGAAACTTATACAAGGACCGCGATGGTAAGCGGGTTAAGGAGTGGCAGGGGGGCTTTCAAAAGGATAAGACCTATGCTGCCTACCAACATGTACACTTTTACCAGGACCCCAAAGTCGTTGACCAAATGATTTCATGGATTAAGGAGGACTAG
- the metE gene encoding 5-methyltetrahydropteroyltriglutamate--homocysteine S-methyltransferase produces the protein MKTSLIGYPRVGRLRELKFATEKYFRQEITVDELEATAQAIRKDQWLKQAQAGIDFIPVNDFSYYDNLLDAAFQLNIIPKRYQDLELSALDTYFALAKGYQGPAGDVKALAMKKWFNTNYHYIVPEFDKDTEIRFHAERLKAIIEEAKALKIKGKVVFPGPFTLLKLSRYRGQSQAHDFLTGLITAYQDLVKLLNSEEVQWLQLDEPYLVHDLSHEDIKLFKDLYQGLLSQKDQVKVLVNTYFGDVRDVYQELTNLAIDGIGLDFIEGKKSQELVEHYGFPKDKTLFLGLVNGKNIWRNNYQSSLALIKDLKSQGIDLVLSTSCSLLHVPYSLENESALPEKYQKHFAFAEEKLGELNDLSQLIDTDYHHDPRFQENQALFTDRPDSYDPKVQERLAAIPKTAFQRSVPFDEREKAQKAFFNLPLFPTTTIGSFPQTKEVKLKRKAFKNGEISQTDYQNFLKEKIKDCVHLQEELGLDVLVHGEFERNDMVEYFGEQLNGVLFTEKAWVQSYGTRCVKPPIIWGDVSRAQSMTVSWSVYAQSLTKKPMKGMLTGPVTILNWSFPREDISVKDSTLQLALAIRDEVLDLEANGIRIIQVDEAALREKLPLRQSDWYTEYLDWAIPAFRLVHSGCHKETQIHTHMCYSEFTDIIPAIDAMDADVITFEASRSNLEILDSLKENHFTTEVGPGVYDIHSPRIPSVSEIKEALDKMLQKVKPEKLWVNPDCGLKTRGEKETQASLKHLVQATKELRHENQGIV, from the coding sequence ATGAAAACATCCCTGATAGGCTACCCTCGTGTAGGACGACTTAGAGAACTAAAATTTGCCACCGAAAAATATTTCCGCCAAGAAATTACCGTCGACGAGCTCGAAGCAACCGCCCAAGCTATTCGTAAAGACCAATGGCTTAAGCAAGCTCAAGCAGGAATAGACTTTATTCCCGTTAATGATTTTTCCTACTATGATAACCTCTTGGATGCCGCTTTCCAATTGAACATTATCCCTAAGCGTTATCAAGATCTCGAGCTATCTGCTCTTGATACTTATTTTGCCTTGGCTAAGGGCTATCAAGGACCAGCTGGAGACGTGAAAGCCCTAGCTATGAAGAAATGGTTTAATACCAACTACCACTATATTGTCCCTGAGTTTGATAAGGACACTGAAATTCGCTTCCACGCTGAACGCCTCAAGGCAATTATTGAAGAAGCCAAAGCCTTGAAGATTAAGGGCAAGGTCGTCTTCCCAGGACCCTTCACCCTTTTAAAACTCTCGCGTTACCGCGGTCAAAGCCAAGCCCATGATTTTCTCACCGGCCTGATTACTGCCTACCAAGACCTCGTAAAACTGCTTAATAGTGAAGAGGTTCAATGGTTGCAACTGGATGAGCCATATCTAGTCCATGACTTAAGTCATGAAGACATCAAACTATTCAAGGACCTCTACCAGGGCTTACTCAGTCAAAAAGACCAAGTCAAGGTGCTGGTCAATACCTATTTTGGCGATGTGAGAGATGTTTATCAAGAACTCACCAACTTAGCCATTGATGGTATCGGTTTAGACTTTATTGAAGGGAAGAAAAGCCAAGAATTGGTCGAACACTACGGCTTCCCCAAAGATAAAACCCTCTTTTTAGGTCTAGTCAATGGGAAAAATATTTGGCGCAATAACTACCAAAGTTCCCTAGCTCTCATTAAGGATCTCAAGAGTCAAGGAATCGATCTCGTTCTTTCCACTTCTTGTTCCCTACTCCATGTTCCCTATAGTTTGGAGAACGAAAGTGCCCTTCCAGAAAAATACCAAAAACATTTTGCCTTTGCTGAAGAGAAACTTGGCGAATTAAATGACCTCAGTCAGTTAATTGACACCGATTATCATCATGATCCTCGTTTCCAAGAGAACCAAGCCCTCTTTACCGATCGACCTGACAGTTATGATCCTAAGGTTCAAGAGCGTCTAGCTGCTATCCCTAAAACAGCCTTTCAACGGTCAGTGCCTTTCGACGAAAGAGAAAAGGCCCAAAAAGCATTCTTTAACTTACCACTCTTTCCAACAACAACTATCGGTTCCTTCCCTCAAACCAAGGAAGTTAAGTTGAAGCGCAAGGCCTTTAAAAATGGTGAAATAAGCCAAACAGACTACCAAAACTTCCTCAAAGAGAAAATTAAAGACTGCGTCCACCTCCAAGAAGAGCTGGGGCTCGATGTCTTAGTCCACGGTGAATTTGAAAGAAATGACATGGTCGAATACTTTGGTGAACAGTTAAATGGGGTCCTCTTCACTGAAAAAGCCTGGGTTCAGTCATATGGTACCCGCTGTGTCAAACCACCAATTATCTGGGGGGATGTGTCACGCGCTCAATCAATGACTGTTTCCTGGTCAGTTTATGCCCAATCCCTCACCAAGAAACCAATGAAAGGGATGTTGACCGGTCCCGTAACTATCCTAAACTGGTCCTTCCCTAGAGAAGACATCAGCGTGAAAGACTCCACCTTGCAACTGGCTCTGGCTATCCGTGACGAAGTCCTCGATCTAGAGGCCAATGGTATCCGCATTATCCAAGTCGATGAAGCCGCCCTACGGGAAAAACTTCCCCTCCGTCAAAGTGACTGGTATACAGAATACCTTGACTGGGCCATTCCAGCCTTCCGACTGGTTCATAGTGGCTGTCATAAGGAAACCCAGATCCACACCCATATGTGTTATAGCGAATTCACCGATATCATCCCAGCAATCGATGCCATGGATGCTGATGTCATTACCTTTGAAGCCTCACGTTCTAACTTAGAAATTCTGGATTCCTTAAAAGAAAATCACTTCACTACCGAAGTCGGTCCTGGTGTCTACGATATCCATTCTCCACGGATTCCTAGTGTCAGTGAAATTAAGGAAGCCTTGGATAAAATGCTTCAAAAAGTTAAGCCTGAAAAACTTTGGGTCAATCCCGATTGTGGGTTAAAGACCCGGGGGGAAAAAGAAACCCAAGCCAGCCTCAAGCACTTAGTCCAAGCAACAAAGGAGTTGCGTCATGAAAACCAAGGAATTGTTTAA
- a CDS encoding histidine phosphatase family protein — protein sequence MDLYLARHGQSVRNVDGQFYGSLDPHLTPLGQRQAQALGQALSGKRIDRLVTSRMQRTQETAQIIADSLKAENGFQAFPWTQEADLNERDLGVWEGKTAQEIEAMDPKTWWEYIDQPFLTTPAGAESYFAFRDRVLRALLSVFSSASDEGSYFLLGHHGWLRLLVSRLLNLDVKYFDCHFTQGKIYRYSIAQALFLDRLVEAIEEGDERCQNMVEI from the coding sequence ATGGATCTTTATTTAGCACGGCACGGTCAAAGTGTTCGCAATGTTGACGGCCAATTTTATGGCAGTCTGGACCCGCATTTAACTCCCTTGGGACAGAGACAGGCCCAGGCCTTGGGGCAGGCACTAAGCGGAAAAAGAATTGACCGTTTAGTAACCTCTAGGATGCAACGAACTCAAGAGACCGCTCAGATTATTGCAGACAGCTTAAAGGCTGAAAATGGCTTCCAGGCCTTTCCCTGGACCCAGGAAGCTGATTTGAATGAACGTGATTTGGGTGTCTGGGAAGGGAAAACAGCCCAAGAAATCGAAGCCATGGATCCTAAGACCTGGTGGGAATATATTGACCAACCCTTCCTTACCACTCCGGCTGGGGCAGAAAGTTATTTTGCTTTTAGAGACCGGGTCTTGAGGGCTCTATTAAGCGTCTTTAGCTCAGCTAGTGATGAGGGCAGCTATTTCTTACTGGGACACCATGGTTGGCTGCGCTTATTGGTCAGCCGGCTCTTAAATTTGGACGTGAAATATTTTGATTGTCACTTTACCCAGGGAAAGATTTATCGTTATTCGATTGCCCAGGCTTTATTCTTGGATCGGCTAGTTGAGGCTATTGAAGAGGGGGATGAAAGATGCCAAAACATGGTGGAAATTTAA
- the cobS gene encoding adenosylcobinamide-GDP ribazoletransferase, with the protein MIKVLIIYFQFFTRIPIPIAVDHPLERYRQGIYLLPLFGALLFSLLAFIYALLAYLLPIHIAWLMVVIFETVTTGGFHQDALADTCDGIFSARKKEDMLRIMKDSRLGAFGGIALIFYYLLYYVLGSEVLNGLSGLGAQVGLIISLGLISRAMLALGHWQLVYSGYNPNGLGKMMEGTPKWGILLGQLLTLVILFFIIGVKALLAYGLTTIVVLLYRRHIYHLLGGMSGDTVGCMGPLSEVTFLLCLLALGGI; encoded by the coding sequence ATGATTAAAGTTTTAATCATTTATTTTCAATTTTTTACCCGGATTCCTATTCCTATCGCCGTCGACCATCCGCTAGAGCGCTACCGTCAGGGTATCTATTTACTGCCGCTTTTTGGGGCCCTGCTCTTTAGTCTTTTGGCCTTCATTTATGCCCTCCTGGCCTATCTATTGCCGATTCATATTGCTTGGTTGATGGTGGTTATTTTTGAAACGGTAACCACCGGCGGCTTTCACCAGGACGCCTTGGCGGATACTTGTGATGGGATCTTCTCCGCTCGCAAAAAAGAGGATATGTTACGGATTATGAAGGATTCACGCTTAGGGGCCTTTGGTGGCATTGCCTTGATCTTTTATTATTTGTTATACTACGTGCTTGGGAGTGAGGTCCTGAATGGCCTTTCTGGATTAGGAGCTCAAGTGGGTCTGATTATTAGTCTAGGACTGATTTCCCGTGCCATGCTTGCTTTAGGCCACTGGCAGTTGGTTTATTCAGGCTATAATCCCAATGGCCTAGGAAAAATGATGGAAGGGACCCCTAAATGGGGAATCTTACTGGGCCAGTTACTAACGCTTGTGATCTTATTTTTCATTATTGGAGTCAAGGCTCTCCTGGCCTATGGGTTAACCACGATAGTTGTCCTTCTCTACCGCCGTCATATTTATCATCTCTTAGGTGGTATGAGTGGAGACACGGTGGGGTGTATGGGGCCTTTGAGTGAGGTCACTTTTCTTTTATGCTTACTGGCTTTAGGAGGAATTTGA
- a CDS encoding ECF transporter S component has translation MKNLHANILTALLLAIATIGANVHFLGSIALDSFPAFLGAIILGPGYGFLLGLLSHGLTALLSGFPLTLPAHIIIGVMMGLTCSVYGYLRGKAGKSIGKILFSDAVALVFNVLLAQLALIPLLGWQAILAMITGGLLLTLLIASVVNLVLAEVVYISLPAKFFNPFMKRKTK, from the coding sequence ATGAAAAATTTACATGCCAATATTTTAACTGCCTTACTTTTAGCTATTGCAACTATTGGAGCCAATGTTCACTTTCTAGGTAGTATTGCCTTAGACTCTTTTCCTGCCTTTTTAGGGGCTATTATTTTGGGGCCAGGCTATGGTTTCTTGTTGGGCCTTCTTTCTCACGGCCTGACTGCTCTCTTATCAGGTTTTCCGCTGACCCTACCTGCCCATATTATTATTGGAGTAATGATGGGCCTTACCTGTTCAGTCTATGGCTATCTACGGGGAAAAGCCGGCAAGTCCATAGGAAAAATTCTGTTCAGTGATGCTGTTGCCTTAGTATTTAATGTTTTACTGGCCCAATTAGCCCTCATTCCTCTGCTTGGTTGGCAAGCAATTTTAGCCATGATAACGGGTGGATTATTGCTAACCTTATTAATTGCTAGTGTGGTTAACTTAGTATTGGCTGAAGTGGTTTACATAAGCCTCCCTGCTAAGTTCTTTAACCCATTTATGAAGAGAAAGACAAAATAG
- a CDS encoding peptide ABC transporter substrate-binding protein yields the protein MRSLLKALLTSLLCLFLIACQADQAKSSDQNQASTPSANQIHFPAKYPLTTMDNQKANDITSLTYASQVFDGLYWQDENNDLQANLAQDFPEVSTDGKTYRISLRQDAKWENGQPVTAHDFVYSFRRLVNPETAAPYANLAVGIQGAKAIMAGQAPLDQLGVKALDDYQLEIQLDYPNPNFTKLLAFTPFYPVNEAYVKAQGDRYGQDSDHVLGNGPFVIENWQAGQDQWDLRKSDQYNRYPVAIDGVKVQVIKEENTGVNLFESGQLDQMPLHGQIAKNYQAKGEGDLQVKAWTDYLEFNHQNPDLSQLDLRQAIAYAIDSRSVEDLIGGGAQALTTFVPSHLVVDPVTGEDITDSPAMDTWYDLDQAQEAFDRYKTANQKGSLRLTLLANDDENSRKLSEYLKETLEQALDGLTIELQNVPKKNRIDRMNRQDFDFALTAWGADYDDPLAYYQNLKSDNSFNRGRYQNPELDRLITDLAFPYNQDRDWPYQVAQEIEEEIKNQAVVVPLYQQNEWHLRSDRVQGIIYRPIGPEVDFRLAFIQSN from the coding sequence ATGCGAAGCTTACTGAAAGCGCTATTGACTAGCTTGCTCTGTCTTTTCTTGATCGCTTGTCAAGCAGACCAAGCGAAAAGTAGCGATCAGAATCAAGCAAGTACCCCATCAGCCAATCAGATCCATTTTCCAGCCAAGTACCCCTTAACAACCATGGATAACCAAAAGGCTAATGATATTACCAGCCTGACCTATGCTAGCCAGGTCTTTGATGGACTTTATTGGCAGGATGAAAATAATGATTTACAAGCTAACCTGGCCCAGGATTTTCCTGAAGTTTCCACCGATGGTAAGACCTATCGGATTAGCCTGCGCCAGGACGCTAAGTGGGAAAATGGGCAGCCAGTCACTGCCCATGACTTTGTCTATAGCTTCAGACGTTTAGTCAATCCCGAAACAGCAGCTCCCTATGCCAATTTAGCTGTGGGAATTCAGGGAGCTAAGGCCATTATGGCCGGGCAAGCGCCCCTGGACCAACTTGGGGTCAAGGCCTTGGATGACTATCAATTAGAAATTCAACTCGACTATCCCAATCCCAATTTCACCAAGTTATTAGCCTTTACCCCTTTTTATCCCGTCAATGAAGCTTATGTTAAGGCCCAGGGAGACCGGTACGGTCAGGATAGTGACCATGTCTTAGGGAATGGCCCCTTTGTGATTGAAAATTGGCAGGCCGGCCAAGACCAATGGGACTTGCGTAAGAGTGACCAGTATAACCGCTATCCTGTCGCTATTGACGGAGTTAAAGTTCAGGTAATTAAGGAAGAGAACACCGGGGTGAATTTATTTGAATCGGGTCAATTAGATCAAATGCCCCTCCACGGTCAGATTGCCAAGAATTATCAAGCCAAGGGAGAAGGAGATTTACAAGTTAAGGCCTGGACTGACTATCTGGAATTTAACCACCAGAATCCTGATTTATCGCAACTCGACTTGCGACAAGCCATTGCCTATGCCATCGATAGCCGCTCGGTGGAAGACCTCATTGGTGGGGGAGCCCAGGCCCTAACCACCTTTGTTCCTAGCCACTTAGTGGTTGACCCGGTGACGGGAGAAGATATCACCGATAGTCCGGCTATGGATACTTGGTACGACTTAGACCAAGCCCAGGAGGCTTTTGACCGCTATAAGACAGCTAATCAGAAGGGAAGCTTAAGACTCACTCTGCTAGCTAATGATGATGAAAATAGCCGTAAATTGTCTGAATATCTCAAAGAAACTCTGGAGCAAGCCCTTGATGGCTTGACCATTGAATTGCAAAATGTTCCCAAGAAAAATCGGATTGACCGTATGAACCGGCAAGACTTTGATTTTGCCTTGACCGCCTGGGGGGCAGATTACGATGATCCCCTGGCTTATTATCAAAATTTGAAAAGTGACAATTCCTTCAATCGCGGGCGATATCAAAATCCTGAGTTGGATCGGTTGATCACTGACCTTGCTTTCCCTTATAATCAAGATCGAGACTGGCCCTACCAAGTGGCCCAAGAAATTGAAGAAGAGATCAAAAATCAAGCCGTTGTGGTGCCGCTCTACCAACAAAATGAATGGCATCTCCGAAGCGACCGGGTTCAAGGGATTATCTACCGCCCCATTGGACCTGAAGTTGATTTTCGATTAGCTTTTATTCAAAGTAATTAA
- the cobD gene encoding threonine-phosphate decarboxylase CobD: MPKHGGNLKELSQEMDMDMTQALDFSANINPLGLPQAFKKVIVSHLDQLDRYPDYTYRDLRQALAEFYQVPYDHLLVGNGAAELIDLLAFTLPYPMVTIEPCFNEYGASAKKYKRPHWSYQTQAEDDFAFNLEAFWSWLDDRRAREADQAGAFSVWLCQPNNPTGTLYEPNLLSDLLSGVSDRGGFLVVDESFIDFLPDQADYSLLEQVEKQENLVIIRSLTKFYAMPGLRLGVAMTSNQALLDDLEEAQLTWSVNGLAEACGRKMPDLSAYRQDSLNYLAEAKKDLQAGLESFPALKVFPSAANFFLIQGPNDLAQNLLEKGIVLRQTADFKGLGPGYYRLAVRTKEENQALLQDLADIL; the protein is encoded by the coding sequence ATGCCAAAACATGGTGGAAATTTAAAGGAACTGAGCCAAGAAATGGACATGGATATGACCCAGGCCTTGGACTTTTCCGCCAATATTAATCCCCTCGGCTTACCCCAGGCCTTTAAGAAAGTCATTGTTTCCCATTTGGACCAGCTGGATCGCTATCCGGACTACACTTATCGGGATTTACGCCAAGCCCTGGCGGAGTTTTATCAAGTGCCCTATGACCACTTACTGGTGGGCAATGGAGCTGCAGAATTGATTGACCTCTTGGCCTTTACCTTGCCATACCCGATGGTGACCATTGAACCTTGTTTTAATGAGTATGGGGCTAGTGCTAAGAAGTATAAGCGCCCCCATTGGTCCTATCAGACCCAGGCAGAAGATGATTTTGCCTTTAATTTAGAAGCTTTCTGGTCCTGGCTCGATGACCGCCGTGCCCGAGAGGCAGACCAGGCGGGGGCTTTCTCAGTCTGGCTCTGCCAGCCTAATAATCCCACCGGGACCTTGTATGAGCCCAACTTATTAAGTGATTTATTAAGTGGCGTCAGCGACCGCGGAGGATTCTTAGTGGTGGATGAATCCTTTATTGATTTCCTTCCTGACCAGGCTGACTATTCGCTGCTGGAACAAGTAGAAAAGCAAGAAAACTTGGTCATCATTCGCTCCTTAACCAAGTTTTACGCTATGCCTGGCCTGCGTTTAGGCGTGGCCATGACCAGTAACCAAGCCCTCTTGGATGACCTAGAGGAGGCTCAACTAACCTGGTCAGTCAACGGTTTAGCGGAAGCCTGTGGCCGGAAAATGCCTGACTTATCTGCTTACCGCCAAGACTCTTTGAATTATTTAGCAGAAGCTAAAAAAGACTTGCAGGCAGGCTTGGAGAGTTTTCCAGCTTTGAAAGTCTTTCCTAGTGCGGCTAACTTCTTTTTAATCCAAGGACCTAATGACTTGGCCCAAAACTTATTGGAAAAGGGCATTGTTTTGCGCCAGACAGCTGACTTCAAGGGCCTGGGACCTGGGTATTACCGCCTGGCCGTTCGAACGAAGGAAGAAAACCAGGCTTTACTTCAAGACTTGGCAGATATTTTATGA
- the cbiB gene encoding adenosylcobinamide-phosphate synthase CbiB, with the protein MLAIFRLLAFLLDLWLADPPTWPHPVKFYGRFIRAYERLSQFDKKKPMTQTFLGGVLVFLLLITILLVSSLLLYGAKRLSPILYALVWIYLTYTCFAVKGLADEAKGVLEAMKEGGLQAGRQQVSRIVGRETSQLSEEEVYQAVIETVAENLSDGFVAPLFYVILFGPVGGLLYKGINTLDSMIAYLDDRYQYFGYFSAKLDDLANYIPARLTCLLIVLASGLLGLDMANAWKISFRDGRAHRSPNAGYPEAAAAGALGVQLGGTHVYHGQPIEKPPIGDPQRMIGPQQVKASIALLYTSASLAMALSMLMMLISS; encoded by the coding sequence ATGCTTGCTATTTTTCGTTTGCTGGCCTTCCTGTTAGACCTATGGCTGGCTGATCCCCCCACTTGGCCTCACCCGGTTAAATTCTATGGCCGCTTTATTCGTGCTTATGAGAGACTTAGCCAGTTCGACAAGAAAAAGCCGATGACCCAAACTTTTTTAGGCGGGGTCTTAGTTTTCTTGCTCTTAATTACCATTTTGCTGGTTAGTTCCTTACTACTATATGGGGCTAAGCGCTTGTCGCCCATTCTCTATGCGCTGGTATGGATCTACCTCACCTATACCTGTTTTGCCGTCAAGGGCCTAGCTGATGAGGCTAAGGGGGTCTTAGAGGCGATGAAGGAGGGTGGATTACAAGCGGGACGTCAACAAGTGAGTCGGATTGTCGGGAGAGAAACCAGTCAACTCAGTGAGGAAGAAGTTTACCAAGCCGTCATTGAGACTGTTGCTGAGAATTTAAGTGATGGCTTTGTGGCCCCATTATTTTACGTGATCTTATTTGGTCCGGTGGGTGGGCTCCTCTATAAGGGAATCAATACCCTAGACTCGATGATTGCCTACTTGGATGACCGTTATCAATATTTTGGTTATTTTTCGGCCAAGTTGGATGACCTGGCAAATTATATTCCAGCCCGGCTTACTTGCCTTTTGATTGTTTTAGCCAGTGGCCTTTTGGGCTTAGATATGGCTAATGCTTGGAAAATCAGTTTTCGGGATGGTCGCGCCCACCGCAGCCCCAATGCAGGTTATCCAGAAGCAGCAGCGGCCGGTGCCTTAGGTGTTCAGCTGGGCGGAACCCATGTCTACCATGGCCAGCCCATTGAAAAACCGCCCATTGGAGACCCACAAAGGATGATCGGTCCCCAGCAAGTAAAAGCCAGCATTGCCTTATTATATACCAGTGCCAGTCTAGCCATGGCTTTGTCGATGTTGATGATGCTCATTAGTAGTTGA
- a CDS encoding bifunctional adenosylcobinamide kinase/adenosylcobinamide-phosphate guanylyltransferase — MGKIILISGAAKSGKTHLAEEMALASPAKRLCYIATQANQHTDQEMQRRILAHQAKRSSRFETVERFKDLPAWIASQSYDGYLLDCVTLWLTNLFFAYLEKQGIAVEDFDQKIASLKAEEISAISDYFQQEVADLLLAAQKTSASLWLVTNETGWGVTPASQLGRLFVDFYGQVNQQLAAASDEVYLAIMGLKKQVKP; from the coding sequence ATGGGGAAAATTATTCTGATATCTGGAGCGGCCAAGAGCGGCAAGACCCATTTAGCTGAAGAAATGGCCTTGGCCTCTCCCGCTAAGCGCCTCTGTTACATTGCTACCCAAGCCAACCAACATACGGATCAGGAGATGCAGCGGCGTATCCTGGCCCACCAAGCCAAGCGATCGTCCCGCTTTGAAACGGTTGAACGCTTCAAAGACCTGCCGGCCTGGATAGCTAGCCAGTCCTATGATGGCTATCTCTTGGATTGTGTGACTTTGTGGCTAACCAATCTTTTCTTTGCTTATTTAGAAAAGCAGGGCATTGCAGTGGAAGACTTTGACCAGAAGATCGCTAGTCTTAAAGCCGAAGAGATTAGTGCCATTTCTGACTATTTCCAGCAAGAAGTTGCTGACCTGCTTCTAGCGGCTCAAAAGACCTCTGCCAGCTTATGGTTGGTGACCAATGAAACCGGTTGGGGCGTAACTCCGGCTAGCCAGCTGGGTCGATTATTTGTTGATTTTTACGGCCAAGTCAACCAGCAACTGGCTGCTGCTAGTGATGAGGTCTACTTAGCCATTATGGGACTAAAAAAACAGGTGAAGCCATGA